The following are from one region of the Gossypium hirsutum isolate 1008001.06 chromosome D03, Gossypium_hirsutum_v2.1, whole genome shotgun sequence genome:
- the LOC107950465 gene encoding uncharacterized protein: MAPLLYFNFRKVFLLYLAFFMLISLLVCTSIVDSHELRTTRFGGGGRRLLELEEEDEQLVLKKKSSNFSNKKNQTKLVKPSNVSTKNQTKLVKSVNVSTKNQTKLVKSLDVSTKTSNLSAKNQTKVLKPTNSTKTAKPTVSSPIPKKLNSTSKVKKLNSTTPKASDLLKLSSPKNKPTTKTPGQSSKPEKKPTTTQIQKQQKKQPSWVDDDDESDLVSEFRDLPAKFQQTLIPDLEKISTTSKVYINKYNKEFTKQFKPYVGNKHAPTIATVISCAFLLIPLLLVSLIFNRIKAYFSLQKILIFIQVYLSIYFSILCLTSLVTGLEPLKFFYATSPSTYVGLQVLQTLGYVLYLLLLLMYLILVFSTESGLGSKMLGLGQIFVGFAVGLHYYVAVFHRVVLHQPPKTNWKVHGMYATFFLVICLFAGVDRRKKAYLEEGGEEGKKN, translated from the coding sequence ATGGCTCCACTATTGTACTTCAATTTCCGTAAGGTATTTTTGCTTTACCTTGCTTTCTTTATGTTGATTTCGTTGCTGGTTTGTACCTCCATTGTTGATAGCCACGAGCTTCGAACCACTCGGTTTGGTGGCGGTGGAAGAAGATTGTTGGAGCtcgaagaagaagatgaacagttgGTGTTGAAGAAGAAAAGCTCCAATTTTTCCAACAAGAAGAATCAAACCAAGCTTGTTAAACCATCAAATGTATCCACCAAGAACCAAACCAAGCTGGTTAAATCAGTGAATGTATCGACCAAGAACCAAACCAAGCTCGTTAAATCATTGGATGTATCAACCAAAACGTCGAATTTGTCCGCCAAGAACCAAACCAAGGTTTTGAAACCGACCAACTCGACCAAAACTGCAAAGCCAACGGTGTCGAGTCCCATTCCCAAGAAGCTTAATTCAACTTCCAAGGTGAAGAAACTGAATTCCACAACACCAAAAGCTTCGGATCTGCTCAAATTAAGCTCTCCCAAGAACAAACCAACCACGAAAACACCGGGTCAATCTTCAAAACCTGAAAAGAAACCGACAACAACCCAGATTCAGAAACAACAAAAGAAGCAACCCAGTTGGGTAGACGACGATGATGAATCGGATTTGGTGTCGGAGTTCCGGGATCTACCGGCTAAGTTCCAGCAAACACTTATACCGGACTTGGAGAAAATCTCGACAACCTCGAAAGTTTACATCAACAAATACAACAAAGAGTTCACCAAACAGTTCAAACCATATGTCGGCAACAAACATGCTCCCACCATTGCTACTGTAATCTCTTGTGCTTTCCTTTTAATCCCGTTACTATTAGTTTCCCTCATTTTTAACCGCATCAAAGCTTATTTTTCACTCCAAAAGATTCTCATCTTCATCCAAGTTTACCTCTCGATTTACTTTTCAATCCTTTGTCTTACCTCCCTCGTCACTGGACTTGAGCCGCTTAAGTTCTTTTACGCCACTTCGCCGTCGACCTACGTGGGTTTACAAGTGCTTCAAACGCTTGGGTACGTGCTTTACTTGTTGCTGCTGTTGATGTATTTGATACTGGTTTTCTCGACGGAGTCGGGTCTCGGATCCAAGATGTTGGGTTTGGGTCAGATATTCGTGGGGTTTGCCGTCGGGTTGCATTACTACGTGGCGGTGTTTCATAGAGTGGTTTTGCATCAACCGCCTAAGACTAATTGGAAGGTCCATGGGATGTACGCCACGTTTTTCCTTGTGATTTGTTTGTTTGCTGGTGTTGATAGGAGAAAGAAGGCTTACTTGGAAGAAGGCGGTGAAGAGgggaagaaaaattaa